CGAAGCCGGCTCCACCTCGGAGATGTCCACGCCCGCCTGCCCGATCTCCTCCGCCGACTTGATGCGGAACAGCGAGCGCACGGTGAGGAGGCGCTTGTCCTCCTCGTTGATCATGGCGGCGAACGCCTTGTACTGGTCCTGCGCGTTGCCGCGCACGGCGTGCTGGAGGGCCGCGACCGAGTCCGGCGACCACGCATGGTCCTCGCCGCGGATGCGGTAGGCATATTCGCCGCCCACATCGAGCGAGGTGCGGAAGATGGGCGCGTCGGAGAAGGCGAGGGTGTGCCGCCGCACGGTCTCCTCCGCGATCTCCGGCAGGCCGACGCCCTCGATGGTGGTGGCGGTGCCGAAGAAATACTTGTGAACCAGCTCGGAGGAGAGGCCCACCGCGTCGAAAATCTGCGCGCCGCAATAGGACTGGTAGGTGGAAATGCCCATCTTGGACATCACCTTCAAGAGGCCCTTGTCGATGGACTTGATGAAGCGCTTCACGATCTCCTTGTCGTCCACCTCCTCCGGAATCTCGTCCTTCATGGAGAGCAGGGTCTCGAAGGCGAGATAGGGGTTGATGGCCTCGGCGCCGTAGCCGGCGAGACAGGCGAAGTGATGCACTTCCCGCGCCTCGCCGGTCTCGATCACGAGACCGACAGAGGTGCGCAGGCCCTTCCGGATGAGGTGGTGGTGCACCGCCGCCGTGGCGAGCAGCGCCGGGATCGGGATGCGGTCCGGGCCGATCATGCGGTCGGACAGGATGATGATGTTGTAGCCGCCATGGACCGCCGCCTCGGCGCGCTCGCACAGCCGCTCGACGGCATCCTCCATGCCCGCCGCGCCCTTGTCGGACGGGTAGGTGATGTCCAGCGTGCGGGTGTCGAACCGCTCCTCCATGAAGCCGATGGAGCGGATCTTCTCCAGGTCTTCGTTGGTGAGGATGGGCTGGCGCACCTCAAGCCGCTTGCGGCGGGCGTTGCCCTCGAGGTCGAAGATGTTCGGCCGCGGCCCGATGAAGGAGACGAGGCTCATCACCAGCTCCTCGCGGATCGGGTCGATGGGCGGGTTCGTCACCTGCGCGAAATTCTGCTGGAAGTAGCTGAAGAGGGACTTGGACTTGTTGGACAGCACGCTGATGGGCGTGTCCGTGCCCATGGAGCCGACCGCTTCCTGGCCGGTGATGGCCATGGGCGCCATGAGCAGCTTGAGGTCTTCCTGCGTGTAGCCGAACGCCTGCTGGCGATCGAGCAGCGACACGTCGGTGCGCACCTCGCGCGCCTCCACGGGGCGCAGGTCTTCCAGCACGAGCTGGGTGTGCTTCAGCCACTCCTTGTAGGGATTGGCGCGGGCCAGCTCGGTCTTGATCTCCTCGTCGGGGACGAGGCGGCCTTCCTCAAGGTCGACCAGCAGCATCTTGCCGGGCTGGAGGCGCCACTTGGTGACGATCTTCTCCTCGGGCAGGGTGAGCACGCCCATTTCCGAGGCGAGGACGATGGTGTCGTCGCTCGTCACCATGTAGCGGGCGGGGCGCAGGCCGTTGCGGTCCAGCGTCGCGACGATCTGGCGGCCGTCGGTGGCGACGATGGCGGCGGGGCCGTCCCACGGCTCCATGAGGGCGGCGTGGTACTCGTAGAAGGCGCGCCGCTCCTCGTCCATGAGCGGGTTGCCGGCCCACGCCTCGGGCACCAGCATCATGGCCGCGTGGGGCAGCGCGTAGCCGCCCTGCACCAGGAATTCGAGCGCGTTGTCGAAGCAGGCGGTGTCGGACTGGCCCTCATAGCTGATGGGCCAGAGCTTGGAGATGTCGGAGCCGAACAGCTCGGAATCCACGCTCGCCTGCCGTGCCGCCATCCAGTTGACGTTGCCGCGCAGGGTGTTGATCTCGCCGTTGTGCGCCACCATGCGATAGGGGTGGGCCAGCGGCCAGGCCGGGAAGGTATTGGTGGAGAAGCGCTGGTGCACGAGGGCGAGCGCGCTCTCGAAGTCCGGATCGTGCAGGTCCGGATAATAGGCGCCGAGCTGGTCGGCCAGGAACATGCCCTTGTAGACCAGCGTGCGGCAGGACAGCGAGACCGGATAATAGCCGGCGGTGCGCGGGTCCTTCTCGCCGTAGACGGTGTTGGAGATGACCTTGCGCAGCACGAACAGGCGGCGCTCGAAGCCGTCCTCGTCGCCCGCGAACTCGCCGCGGCCGATGAAGATCTGCACATGCTTGGGCTCGGTCGGCAGCACGCTCACGCCGAGGGAGGAATTGTCGGTTGGCACGTCGCGCCAGCCGATGAGCGCGAAGCCCTCTTCGGCGACCACCCGCTCATAGGCGGCACGCACGATGGCCTCGCCCTCGGGATCGCGCGGCATGAAGATGTGGCCGACGGCATACTGGCCGGGCTCCGGCAGGGCGAAGCCGAGACGTGCCGCCTCCTTGGCGAAGAACTTGTGCGGGATCTGCACCAGCATGCCCGCGCCGTCGCCGGCGCGCGGGTCGGCGCCGACCG
The nucleotide sequence above comes from Xanthobacter flavus. Encoded proteins:
- the gltB gene encoding glutamate synthase large subunit; this translates as MAPMDRKDGLIGSVAHTAAAVKDPAIVGRPDAFGLFDPAHERDACGVGFIADIKGRKSHRIVQDGINILLNLEHRGAVGADPRAGDGAGMLVQIPHKFFAKEAARLGFALPEPGQYAVGHIFMPRDPEGEAIVRAAYERVVAEEGFALIGWRDVPTDNSSLGVSVLPTEPKHVQIFIGRGEFAGDEDGFERRLFVLRKVISNTVYGEKDPRTAGYYPVSLSCRTLVYKGMFLADQLGAYYPDLHDPDFESALALVHQRFSTNTFPAWPLAHPYRMVAHNGEINTLRGNVNWMAARQASVDSELFGSDISKLWPISYEGQSDTACFDNALEFLVQGGYALPHAAMMLVPEAWAGNPLMDEERRAFYEYHAALMEPWDGPAAIVATDGRQIVATLDRNGLRPARYMVTSDDTIVLASEMGVLTLPEEKIVTKWRLQPGKMLLVDLEEGRLVPDEEIKTELARANPYKEWLKHTQLVLEDLRPVEAREVRTDVSLLDRQQAFGYTQEDLKLLMAPMAITGQEAVGSMGTDTPISVLSNKSKSLFSYFQQNFAQVTNPPIDPIREELVMSLVSFIGPRPNIFDLEGNARRKRLEVRQPILTNEDLEKIRSIGFMEERFDTRTLDITYPSDKGAAGMEDAVERLCERAEAAVHGGYNIIILSDRMIGPDRIPIPALLATAAVHHHLIRKGLRTSVGLVIETGEAREVHHFACLAGYGAEAINPYLAFETLLSMKDEIPEEVDDKEIVKRFIKSIDKGLLKVMSKMGISTYQSYCGAQIFDAVGLSSELVHKYFFGTATTIEGVGLPEIAEETVRRHTLAFSDAPIFRTSLDVGGEYAYRIRGEDHAWSPDSVAALQHAVRGNAQDQYKAFAAMINEEDKRLLTVRSLFRIKSAEEIGQAGVDISEVEPASEIVKRFVTGAMSFGSISREAHTTLAIAMNRIGGKSNTGEGGEEPERFKPLPNGDSMRSAIKQVASGRFGVTAEYLVNSDVMQIKVAQGAKPGEGGQLPGHKVDAVIAKVRHSTPGVGLISPPPHHDIYSIEDLAQLIYDLKNVNPDADVSVKLVSEVGVGTVAAGVAKARADHITISGFEGGTGASPLTSIKHAGSPWEMGLAETQQTLVANRLRSRVALQVDGGLRTGRDVVIGALLGADEFAFSTAPLIAAGCIMMRKCHLNTCPVGVATQDPVLRKRFKGTPEHVINYFFFIAEEVRELMASLGFRKVEEMVGRADVLDQKAAIDHWKAKGLDFSRIFAVPQMPADVGIRHTERQHHPIEKVLDRTLIAKAAPALERGERVEIETPIRSVDRSAGAMLSGAVAKAYGGAGLPDDTIHVTLSGTAGQAFGAFLAAGVTFDLVGEANDYVGKGLSGGRIIVRPPANSAIVAENSIIVGNTVMYGATEGECYFRGVAGERFAVRNSGAIAVVEGTGDHGCEYMTGGIVVVIGPTGRNFAAGMSGGVAYVLDEDKSFAKRCNLSMVDLEPVEEEEDLLERLHHHGGDLEFKGRIDVQGDMSRHDEERLHQLIAKHLHHTGSARAQMILDNWADYRSKFVKVMPVEYRRALREMEKRRGLAAAE